GATAAGTGGGGGAAGGGAAATTAAATTCACTGATTACAGCCTGGCACAGTGTAATGGACTGGTAATGTCCAAACTGCTACAGCGTGACAAACCTTGAATTTCAACAAAAGAGCACTCTGGTCCAGTGCAGCCGGTGGACGGGACACTTAAAGGGGGGCATTCAAAGACCATTTGCCAAATTAGCTCAGGTGATTTAGGTTTTTTCAGTCAACAAACGCGtctgtttggtgtttttgtatAATATTAGGAGCGTAGTACAAATGCCCCGTCACGTTTTGTTAGTTTACCGAGACGTCACATTGTCTCCGCTCCAGATAATAGACCGAGACCGACCGTTGGTACCTAACGGACGCCTGGCTCGGTAACTTACGGTGTCAACAAACAcgtaaataaaaacatcaggacaaaggaagaagaacaacaacactCACCATGTAGAGGGTGAAGGGGAAGCATAGCAGGAACAGCCAGATGTAGAGATGTAACGCGTTGACGAACGTGTTTTGATCGGGGTCGTAGTACCATCCGCCTGTGACTGAAGCCCAGACCCCCTGCCTCAGGATCTGGAGAGTCTGCGACCCCATGTTGTTTTATCCCCCTCCGACGAACCGAGCGGAACCGACCAACGGAACAACCGGGGTGACACGCTGGCTAGTCGTCGCTGACCATGACAAACGATGCTCTGTTTTCAGACACTGGCCCGAAAATCCCCTCTGCAGCCATCTTTTCTGCAGCTAGCCAGCCAGCTCTCAGTCCTCCACTGAGGAGACTCCTATCCCACCACGCCCTGCGAAACACTTCTTCTTCGTGGGATCTGTGTGCActaaaaatctaaacaaattgtttaggtcattgtttttttgtttttttttctgcgtGTCTGTGCACAACACGACTCAacgcacagacacagagagcaaacaaacataaaataaaatgttttaatttaaccAAATAGCAGCTCGGAGCAAACATGACTATATGGCGCCACCTGCCAGATAAACTCCTCTATTTGTTGCTTTCACAGCAGTTTAACCATATGATGGGCCTTTTGTAAGACTTTTAGtaataaaaatcatatttaagtACAGAAACATTACTGTTTGTACTTATTGAAAGTAAAAACACTCCTGCAGAAAAAATGGACCTTGTGACTTATATGTTAGCAAACATTACAGTGTTAGGTGGTTAACACTGATGCATCGCGTTATTAGCTGCTTTTTTCTTATTCCATTTTGGTAATTTCATCTAGGATTTACATCAAATGGAATTAGTTAGGTTAAGTACAAGTACTTGTACAAGTACAAGTACCTGTACAAGTACAAGACTGTACAGATGTTAATAGCCTTTCACCAGAGAAGAGCATTACTTCTAGATTAGTATAGTAAAGTTCAAAAGAGGCTAAAGACATCATGAGAAGAGCATCACTGAGGAATAGATTTAGTACCTTTCTATTCGTCTACACATAGACAGAGACAGGCTTATCAGAGATGTAAATGTATCTGTAAATCTGCATCTTAGCCATTAGCATGCAGTGAATCATTGAGTAGGACTTGGCTCTTATATTTTGGTTTGagcacattaataaataaagatcaAGAAGTGTAATTCAaggaaaatatactgtatatgtatgctTTGAGTTTGAGGTTTTTGATCTGGTTCAGattcaaaataaattcaaaacatTGGAAAACTGCTCTAATAAACATCAGCATACACTAGCCGAtacattttaatacaaaaaacaaacaagacaagaaagagaaaacagatgaaagTATTTGTTATGAAATAGAGGTGTTTGGGACAGAAAGCTCTTTGCTTTTCAGATGAGATAATGCATTCAGGCACATCCTGTAGTGAAAGACTAGGAATCTGAAGTCACTAAAAGATAAACATAATGCTGATGTCAACAGAAAACCGAGACTAATGCTGATGTCAGCTAATCATTACAAAACATCATCCACTGTGATATTGCAAAATGCCTGCTGACATCAAGCAGTTAACCCCTGTTCATAGCACAGCTGCCTGAAATGTCCATGATGCCACCCCCATCAGTGCACAAGACTAAGGTTACAGTGTAAAAGTGGTCCTGGCACCGAGACAAGCAACTGACACTTTCTGTGCCAATTCATTCTTGGCATCCTGTAAACTGATCTCAAACAGTTCTTTCAGCTATTGGTGTGGGACTTTTAAATGCCTTGCTCAATCTTCAGAGCGTGAGAGGTAGGACTGTCACTGTAGCCTTGCTCTCTTCTCAGGAGGAGGTTTACTTGGTGGAGCTGGGGCAGAGGCCTTTGTGCCTGGTTCCCTTTCCTCTTGTTTTATAGTTTCTGTGGGAGGTTCaggctccttcttcacctcgACTGCAAAACAAGAGCAGACAATCAGAGAAAACTCATGGACTTTGTAGATAATGAACTTCTGTCtccatttaaatgaaaatatgaaaactaCACTACAATCAACAGAATCTACAGCAATCAACCTACCTATTCTACAATAAGTTTTAAGTCATATTTACAAACTGAGTAAAGTAGTACAAGTATTTTAAAAGTAcagccacaaaaacaacattcccacaaaatgctaaatgtttCATGTTGGAATTGTACATGTCCAAGTCTCCTTGCCCATGTTTGTTTGGAGAACATCTGGACATGTCTGGTACTTGTAAGCAGTTTAATACACATGGACTTAGTGAGGATGTGGGAGCCAAACCAATATGAAGGTATGAATCTCATTTACAATGCTTTCAGTATTGAGTGAGTGTTGATGTCCACATGGACACTACTTATTATATAACTTTAAGATTCAGATATAAATGTAATGATTTCAAGATCATACCTGGAATAGGCTTCTCACCAGGTTTAGGCTGAAAtagcagaaagaaaacaaaaatatagtaCTTTGATCCCATTACATTCATATGGCAAATGTAGGAAAATGTAAATCTACAGAAGATTCAGTGTTAATTGTCAATTTAACATGTACCTGGTAGAATGTTGGTGGAAATTTTGACCTGAGGTCCAACAGGAGTGTGTCAACACGTTGCCTCTGAAACAGTGAACTTGGTTCCTCTTTCTTCTTAGACTTAGGCTTGGCTttttctgtaaaaacatttgttagtCAGAGTTCTCCAAAGCCACTGCCTTAAACTTCAACATTCAAATTGGGTTGgacttgtttttaatatttgtgattttgttaCAGGAACTATTCCACTGCTAAGAATACCACTTAATGTGTAGACtataaaatttttaattttaaaaaccaaacctCTTTCCTCCTGGTCCTTAAAGTGCCACCAGTACCCTTTGGATGGGTGATAGCGACAATATGACATGGCCTCATCAAAAGCAGACTGGATTCCATGAACAGCAGAAAGCTTAGACATAACAGAGATAATATATGTCAATCGCACTTCAACACACCAAAATCCCCCACGAACAGCGTTTCTAACATAGTGTTGCAGGTGTATTATAAAGGATCACACTATAACTTACCACTCTGGAGCTGATCACTGTTCCTAAGTCCGGGGCCTGGTACACCACTCCTGCTATGATGTAGTAGTCAGCCAAAGGAATAACTGGTGGACGAAAAAATTCAAATTGAGTCTTTAATGCAAGACTGTGTGAGTGTACACATTTTAGTGTCAGTCGTGTGTGGAAATCATGTCACAGTTTAATCACACACTACACGGCTCACCTTGTGTTGATGACTGCCTCTGTTGTTTACGGATTATATAAAGAATTGGCTCCTGAGCATGGAGAAGAATGTATTCCACTCCCACCATCTGACTGAAAATAAGACAGTAACATTATTTGCTTTTAGTTcttgaaatgacacaaaataccTTCACAGTGGTGTACTGGATAcatatttctaacattttaaacaataagTCTCAGATTTTATGTATAAGATGTTAGGATAATTTCATTTATGTGCATATAACACCCAAACAGCACGGTGTAAAATGGACTTACTTCAGATGCTCCAGGGTGAGCCGCTGCATTTTCACTACCTCATTATTGCAGGTTCGGTCATAGAAGGGGTTGCTCCTCTCAGAGAAATAGTCCAAAACATTTCCAGGGTTAAGAATCGGCACCCAGCCACTGTCCACCCAGGATATCCCGAGAAGGTTGTctacaaaatgaacaaatactCAACTAACGTCTTGAAgctttttgatattttagtaaatacagtttttaatagATGGCTCTTAGTTCTTACGTTTTCGTTCTTTTGTGAATATATGGACAAGTGTAATGCTCGTAAAACGCTTTTAAGAATAGGAATTAACTCGTAATTCAAATTCACATGTGACCTGTAAATCGTCTCTTTATTATCTAATCTCCAAAACCAAACTAACCATTTTGTCACAGAGTTTAGCCGGCTTGCTAATcgctgctaacgttagcttccAGGCTAGCGCTAACAAATGTCTTTAGCACATGCCAGCAGCAAATCTATGCAGCAGCTTCCACACGTAAATTGTTTACTCAATAAATACCAATGCAGCAAAAGACGTAATTAtctaacaaataataaaactgtgacAGCTACCTCTGAAATCCACCGCCGTCATGACATAAACAAAGTGTCGCACAATGATCACGTCTGCAGTACGATTCAGGTCGCAGTTTGATGACGTCTCTTGATAGTcgtaattaattttttaaaaaataattgaattacgtattattattattattattgttattattattattattattattgttagtaatagtagtagtagtagtagtagtagtagtattactATTATTATGCACGAATATAACgaggaaacacaaacaacataaaatgtggggaaaataaacacacatgtataATTCATATAAATTAGATgtatattgtattatttttaataatttgaatGTATTTGTAACTAATTAGATTTTTAGATCACTGGCTAAGCAAAGGAAGCACTGACATACTGCCATGTGACAAACCAAAAAATCGATATAAGACAGGCAGATTAGATCAGTAATGATAAgtaataatcagtatttgcagatTAAAAATGAGCTGCACTCCACTTTACACATTAATGTATGTATgagtaataataatgttataatAATGTAACGCTCATGAGACATTTGTCTGTATTGTATACTTTTAAGATACATACTTCTACGAAGTCACACTGAGAACGTCTTTATTTCTGATTAGCTGCATTTGCTCCAGGGATCTGAAATTCCAGAAACACGCCCGGACAGCTGAGTTTACGGCCCTGTGAGTGTGACAGGACAGATGGATTTCAGCATAGCAAAGCTTACACACACTAAAATGACACACTGTGTCACATCATAACCTGCCTGTTCTCTCCACCATAACAGCGTAACCCTGCATAGACCCCGGTCTGAATGACATCATCGTAACCCGTCATGTGCCTGTCAGACGTGGCTGCGCAGTCGGTTAGAGACGGCGGCTGCTCGGGCAACAGACGACAAGCTGGATGATTTTTATATGAATCATCCGAGTAGAGATGACGGCATTCCTCCAATTTCAGAAAATCGGATTTGAGACCGTGAGGAATATTTATTTGGACAGAGTGGCTCCACATTTACTGCAACATATACAATGTCCTGATCTGCTAAAGCTGGTCAATGACAACAGAAAGGAACATGATAAATAAGTCATTATTAACAATAGATAATTAATTACAAtctcaattttttaaaaaaaagctatgACACAAATAATACAAGACATATGAAACAGGAAATATACTGAGGTCTAGTGAGGCAGAATTATGATTCACTAAAataattagaataaaataatCACGACTGTCAAGGCGATCTCaaacaatgcaaacaaacaatctGATAATGAAATTATCTCCAGATGAACTTACAATGACATCAACCTCTGCTCTTCCTGTTGGAGCACCCCGGGACTAGTGGCCCTGTATTGATCGACCAATCAGCTCACCGAGGGACGAAAATACGAAACAACGCGGAGCGCGCAGAGCGCAGGGTTGCGCACAGAGAAGACGCAGCTGCGACACTGTCGAGGACAGCGCGACTACGGCCgagaggatgcagtaaaagagCCTCAATTTCCCAGCCAATTTATAGCCGGTTCTCTGGGCAGCTAGCACTAAATAACATCGAAAATGAGCGTGATCCAGTCTGAACACGACGGCAGGGCGGACGACGGCAGAGGCAACCTCAACGACAACGGCAGCGGCTCCCCGAGGCTCCAGCAGTGCGCTCAGCCtcccaacagcagcagcagccggaCCAAAGATGCCAGataccagcagcagctccagcagcatcAGAGGCATCATAGTGGGTCGATGCTGAAACAACCATCCCACAACGAGCCAGCCGATGTCGTGAGGCGGGCGCTGGACTTCAAGAGCCAAGGCACTCAGTGCTACAAGGATAAAAAGTACCGAGAGGCGATTGGCAAATATCACCGCGCTCTGCTGGAGATCAAGGGGCTGTGCAGGGTGCTGGGAGATCCGGACACCAGCTCCAAGTCCCCGTCCCCTCTCCTGCCGACCATCAGCAAGTCCACAACGCTGACAGAGGAGCAGAAGGGGGCCATGGAGAATGCAGAGCTGGAGTGTTACAACAGCTTGGCCGGTAAGCGCCGTTTCTCTCACACAtttcagagacagacagacacactacACTTATCTATTCTCTTTCCAACAGAGCAATACTGGAAATACCCCAGAGCCCATGAATGATTCACCAAAAACTCTGGCAGATAGGGCATACATTAGTGGGCTGCTTCTATTTGAGGTTATCAGTAACTCTTCCCCTCTCTGCTTCTTCTGTTCCAGCCTGCCTTTTGCAGATGGAGCTGGTGAACTATGAGCGAGTGAAGGAATACTGTCTGAAAGTGCTACACAAGGAAGGAAAGAACTTCAAAGCTCTTTACCGATCTGGAGTGGCCTATTACCACCTGGGAGACTTCCAGAAGGCCCTGCATTACCTGAAGGAGTCACACAAGCAGGAGCCATCAGGTCAGGACTGTGGCACTGAGCTCCATCATACTATTCCTCTTGATCACACTCCACTGTTTGTTTCCTTCCCTGGCAAACATGCACAAAGTCCAGGGCTcctgaatattttaatgttagGAATACCAAATTATCACTGGATAAGATCACAGACCCTGGATAAGATTAACTAATCTGATCGTTCAGCTTGTTGGTCCACAAAAAAAGTGTGAGGAAACCATTAGACCAGCAGAAGATGTTGGTATTTTAAAGTAAGATAAGTATACAGCCATGTTTGTAGTTCATTATGGTGCTAAAGGAAGAGTCAGGGGCTAAAGTCGTTAGAAT
The nucleotide sequence above comes from Mastacembelus armatus chromosome 22, fMasArm1.2, whole genome shotgun sequence. Encoded proteins:
- the ttc9 gene encoding tetratricopeptide repeat protein 9A — encoded protein: MSVIQSEHDGRADDGRGNLNDNGSGSPRLQQCAQPPNSSSSRTKDARYQQQLQQHQRHHSGSMLKQPSHNEPADVVRRALDFKSQGTQCYKDKKYREAIGKYHRALLEIKGLCRVLGDPDTSSKSPSPLLPTISKSTTLTEEQKGAMENAELECYNSLAACLLQMELVNYERVKEYCLKVLHKEGKNFKALYRSGVAYYHLGDFQKALHYLKESHKQEPSDTNVIRYIQLTEMKIRRNAQREKKEAT
- the med6 gene encoding mediator of RNA polymerase II transcription subunit 6, giving the protein MTAVDFRDNLLGISWVDSGWVPILNPGNVLDYFSERSNPFYDRTCNNEVVKMQRLTLEHLNQMVGVEYILLHAQEPILYIIRKQQRQSSTQVIPLADYYIIAGVVYQAPDLGTVISSRVLSAVHGIQSAFDEAMSYCRYHPSKGYWWHFKDQEEREKAKPKSKKKEEPSSLFQRQRVDTLLLDLRSKFPPTFYQPKPGEKPIPVEVKKEPEPPTETIKQEEREPGTKASAPAPPSKPPPEKRARLQ